One Glycine soja cultivar W05 chromosome 2, ASM419377v2, whole genome shotgun sequence genomic region harbors:
- the LOC114399102 gene encoding cytochrome P450 90A1-like has protein sequence MASFIFTPVLFLLIISAVLLFLHRRSRCRRFRLPPGTLGLPFVGETLQLISAYKSDNPEPFMDQRVKRYGPIFTTHVFGEPTVFSTDPETNRFILLNEGKLFECSYPGSISNLLGKHSLLLMKGSLHKRMHSLTMSFANSSIIKDHLLVDIDRLIRLNLDSWSDRVLLMEEAKKITFELTVKQLMSFDPGEWTETLRKEYVLVIEGFFSVPLPLFSSTYRRAIKARTKVAEALTLVVRDRRKESVTEEKKNDMLGALLASGYHFSDEEIVDFMLALLVAGYETTSTIMTLAIKFLTETPLALAQLKEEHDQIRAKKSCPEAPLEWTDYKSMAFTQCVVNETLRVANIIGAIFRRAMTDINIKGYTIPKGWRVVASFRAVHLNPDHFKDARTFNPWRWQSNSEASSPGNVYTPFGGGPRLCPGYELARVVLSVFLHRIVTRYSWFPAEEDKLVFFPTTRTQKRYPIIVKRREESKLSKSP, from the exons ATGGCATCTTTCATCTTCACACCTGTACTCTTTCTTCTTATCATCTCCGCCGTCCTTCTCTTCCTCCACCGCCGATCCCGCTGCCGGCGCTTCCGCCTACCGCCTGGGACACTCGGGCTCCCCTTCGTCGGCGAAACCTTACAGCTCATATCAGCTTACAAGAGTGACAACCCGGAACCCTTCATGGACCAGCGCGTGAAACGGTACGGCCCAATCTTCACCACCCATGTGTTCGGCGAACCCACCGTGTTCTCGACCGACCCAGAAACGAACCGGTTCATTTTGCTCAACGAAGGGAAGCTCTTCGAATGCAGCTACCCCGGTTCGATATCGAACCTCCTTGGGAAACACTCTCTGCTCCTCATGAAAGGTTCTCTTCACAAGAGAATGCACTCCCTCACTATGAGCTTCGCCAACTCCTCCATCATCAAGGACCATTTATTGGTCGACATAGACCGCCTCATCCGGCTCAACTTGGATTCCTGGTCCGACCGGGTTCTTCTCATGGAAGAAGCCAAGAAG ATAACGTTTGAGTTGACAGTGAAGCAGCTGATGAGCTTTGATCCAGGTGAATGGACTGAGACACTAAGGAAAGAGTACGTGCTTGTGATTGAAGGATTTTTCTCAGTTCCCTTGCCTCTCTTCTCAAGTACCTACCGTAGAGCCATCAAG GCTAGGACGAAGGTGGCAGAGGCATTAACACTGGTAGTGAGggatagaagaaaagaaagcgTAACGGAGGAGAAAAAGAATGACATGCTAGGGGCATTGTTGGCCTCCGGCTACCACTTTTCCGACGAGGAAATAGTCGATTTTATGTTGGCTTTGCTCGTCGCCGGCTATGAAACCACCTCTACAATAATGACTCTTGCCATCAAGTTCCTCACCGAGACTCCCTTAGCACTGGCACAACTCAAG GAAGAGCATGATCAAATCAGAGCCAAGAAGAGTTGCCCAGAGGCACCACTGGAGTGGACAGATTATAAGTCAATGGCATTTACTCAATGT GTTGTGAATGAGACTTTAAGGGTGGCAAACATAATTGGTGCGATATTTAGGAGAGCAATGACAGACATCAACATAAAAG GTTACACTATTCCAAAGGGATGGAGGGTCGTTGCTTCATTTCGTGCGGTACATCTAAACCCTGACCATTTCAAAGATGCCCGCACCTTCAATCCATGGAGATGGCAG AGTAACTCAGAAGCAAGTAGCCCTGGGAATGTATATACCCCATTTGGAGGAGGGCCACGTCTGTGTCCTGGGTATGAGCTTGCCAGAGTGGTGCTCTCTGTCTTCCTTCATCGCATTGTCACCCGTTATAG TTGGTTTCCTGCAGAAGAAGATAAGTTGGTGTTTTTTCCAACGACTAGGACGCAGAAGAGGTATCCTATCATAGTGAAGCGTAGAGAGGAGTCCAAACTAAGTAAATCGCCATGA
- the LOC114399111 gene encoding uncharacterized protein LOC114399111 isoform X1, which translates to MIIVANMGFSKEEKSKRLLRGVKIVFFLITMVISLLLFSAPVLLVIADALVPSALLSAFSPSFLFSHFENYDFGYSLIDIPLVSIARSLVIFCVYSFCDRPRLSHGPYLGVTMLCSVMSLTFVCLKAVYVLSLNTNVSGRESGYDRSSQIALFVWSCALAVGHVVVAYRTSCRERRKLLVYKIDIEAVNLSNACMSVTVTLTPNTG; encoded by the exons ATGATCATAGTGGCCAACatgggtttttcaaaggaagagaaatccaaaaGGCTGTTGAGGGGTGTGAAGATTGTGTTCTTCTTGATCACCATGGTTATATCACTGCTTCTTTTCTCTGCCCCGGTTCTCTTGGTTATTGCCGATGCACTTGTTCCTTCAGCTCTACTCTCAGCTTTTTCACCATCTTTTCTCTTCTCCCATTTTGAGAACTACGATTTTGGCTACTCTCTCATTGACATACCTCTAGTATCTATTGCACGATCACTTGTCATCTTCT GTGTGTATAGTTTCTGTGATAGGCCAAGGCTTTCACATGGGCCTTATTTGGGAGTCACCATGTTGTGCTCAGTGATGTCTTTGACATTTGTTTGCTTGAAAGCTGTTTACGTGTTGAGCTTAAACACAAATGTTAGTGGAAGAGAGTCAGGGTATGATAGAAGTTCCCAGATAGCTCTGTTCGTGTGGTCGTGTGCTTTGGCAGTGGGGCATGTCGTTGTTGCCTACAGAACAAGTTGCAGAGAAAGAAGGAAGCTTCTCGTTTACAAGATTGACATTGAAGCT GTTAATTTGTCCAATGCATGCATGTCAGTAACCGTAACCCTGACACCTAACACTGGATAG
- the LOC114399111 gene encoding uncharacterized protein LOC114399111 isoform X2, whose product MIIVANMGFSKEEKSKRLLRGVKIVFFLITMVISLLLFSAPVLLVIADALVPSALLSAFSPSFLFSHFENYDFGYSLIDIPLVSIARSLVIFCVYSFCDRPRLSHGPYLGVTMLCSVMSLTFVCLKAVYVLSLNTNVSGRESGYDRSSQIALFVWSCALAVGHVVVAYRTSCRERRKLLVYKIDIEAISAFKNGYPKIFQEERVK is encoded by the exons ATGATCATAGTGGCCAACatgggtttttcaaaggaagagaaatccaaaaGGCTGTTGAGGGGTGTGAAGATTGTGTTCTTCTTGATCACCATGGTTATATCACTGCTTCTTTTCTCTGCCCCGGTTCTCTTGGTTATTGCCGATGCACTTGTTCCTTCAGCTCTACTCTCAGCTTTTTCACCATCTTTTCTCTTCTCCCATTTTGAGAACTACGATTTTGGCTACTCTCTCATTGACATACCTCTAGTATCTATTGCACGATCACTTGTCATCTTCT GTGTGTATAGTTTCTGTGATAGGCCAAGGCTTTCACATGGGCCTTATTTGGGAGTCACCATGTTGTGCTCAGTGATGTCTTTGACATTTGTTTGCTTGAAAGCTGTTTACGTGTTGAGCTTAAACACAAATGTTAGTGGAAGAGAGTCAGGGTATGATAGAAGTTCCCAGATAGCTCTGTTCGTGTGGTCGTGTGCTTTGGCAGTGGGGCATGTCGTTGTTGCCTACAGAACAAGTTGCAGAGAAAGAAGGAAGCTTCTCGTTTACAAGATTGACATTGAAGCT ATTTCAGCTTTCAAGAATGGGTATCCGAAGATTTTTCAGGAAGAAAGAGTCAAATGA
- the LOC114399123 gene encoding phosphoinositide phospholipase C 6-like isoform X1 — MGNNIATYNKYKSLLFFIRKYKFTELLLRATELLPPQDLKEAFSKFTGGGSYMSAEQLHGFLMEHQGQVRKTCQETVNKVDQNREHEITLDELFRFLLHDDSNAPLKAEVHHDMGAPLSHYFIYTGHNSYLTGNQLSSDCSEEPIIKALKRGVRVIELDLWPTYNKHDIKVDHGWTLANPASVIICLESIKEYGFVASQYPVIITIEDHLTTDLRAKFAEMATQIFGEMLFYPGADCSCLTEFPSPESLKNRVIISTKPPKERFKSYRIKDNPMLNESESSEEESWENESPDSNKNEVETEDMNGSDHDEGNESACECARKPYQVCSPDYKHIITIHNTKLKGCLKDKLKTDGEVRRLSWSEKTLEKASESHGTDILRFTQKNILRVYPSAMRVKSSNFKPNIGWMYGAQMVACNMQGLGKSLWLMQGMFRANGGCGYVKKPQFLMQKYHCDNEFDPTRIQSVKKKTFKVKVYMGHGWSSDLSPTHFDKCSPPDFYTKVCIVGMPDDVAKKKTKVMMDNWFPVWDEEFEFSLIVPELALLLIQVKDKDPGKDDFAGQTCLPVSELKHGFHSVPLYNKKGEKFKSVKPLMQFQFE; from the exons ATGGGAAACAACATAGCAACATACAACAAATACAAAAGTTTATTGTTCTTTATCAGAAAGTACAAGTTCACCGAGCTGCTTCTGCGTGCCACCGAACTGCTTCCACCGCAGGACCTCAAGGAGGCGTTTTCAAAGTTCACTGGAGGAGGGTCCTACATGTCCGCGGAGCAGCTCCACGGTTTCCTGATGGAGCATCAGGGGCAAGTGAGAAAGACATGTCAAGAAACTGTTAATAAGGTTGATCAAAATAGAGAACATGAGATCACCCTTGATGAGCTCTTCCGTTTTTTGCTTCATGATGATTCCAACGCTCCCTTGAAAGCCGAG GTACATCATGATATGGGTGCTCCATTGTCACATTATTTCATATATACAGGCCATAACTCCTATTTGACAGGGAATCAACTCAGCAGTGACTGCAGTGAAGAACCAATCATAAAGGCTTTGAAAAGAGGCGTGCGTGTTATTGAACTTGATTTATGGCCAACTTACAATAAGCATGATATTAAAGTAGATCATGGATG GACTCTTGCCAACCCTGCCTCAGTTATTATATGTCTAGAATCCATAAAGGAATATGGTTTTGTTGCATCTCAATACCCAGTGATCATAACTATAGAAGACCATCTTACAACAGATCTTCGAGCTAAATTTGCAGAA ATGGCAACTCAAATATTTGGGGAAATGCTTTTTTACCCTGGGGCAGATTGCTCTTGCTTAACAGAATTCCCTTCCCCGGAATCACTAAAAAATCGAGTTATTATATCAACGAAACCCCCGAAAGAACGTTTTAAGTCCTACCGTATCAAGGACAATCCTATGCTAAATGAAAGTGAATCATCTGAAGAAGAATCATGGGAAAATGAATCTCCAGACTCCAATAAGAACGAAGTGGAGACCGAGGACATG AATGGAAGTGATCATGATGAGGGAAATGAAAGTGCATGTGAATGTGCCCGCAAACCATATCAGGTGTGTTCACCTGATTACAAACACATAATCACTATCCATAATACGAAACTCAAGGGTTGCCTGAAGGATAAATTGAAAACAGACGGTGAAGTTAGACGCCTAAGTTGGAGTGAGAAGACCCTTGAAAAGGCTTCAGAATCTCATGGAACAGATATTCTTAG GTTCACACAGAAAAATATCCTCAGGGTTTACCCGAGTGCAATGCGTGTCAAATCCTCAAATTTCAAGCCAAATATTGGGTGGATGTACGGGGCTCAAATGGTTGCATGCAATATGCAG GGGCTTGGCAAATCGCTCTGGTTGATGCAGGGTATGTTCAGGGCAAATGGAGGCTGTGGTTATGTAAAGAAGCCTCAATTTCTAATGCAGAAGTATCACTGTGACAATGAGTTTGATCCTACAAGGATACAGTCAGTGAAGAAGAAGACATTTAAG GTAAAAGTATACATGGGACATGGGTGGAGCTCAGATTTGAGTCCTACACACTTTGATAAGTGCTCTCCGCCAGACTTCTACACTAAG GTTTGTATTGTTGGAATGCCAGATGATGTtgcaaagaagaaaacaaaggttATGATGGACAATTGGTTTCCTGTTTGGGATGAAGAatttgaattctctttaattgttCCAGAGCTTGCATTGCTTCTCATACAAGTAAAGGACAAAGATCCTGGAAAGGATGATTTTGCTGGACAGACATGTTTGCCAGTTTCGGAGCTAAAACATGGATTTCATTCAGTCCCTTTATATaacaaaaagggagagaaatttaaatcTGTAAAGCCATTGATGCAGTTTCAGTTTGAATGA
- the LOC114399123 gene encoding phosphoinositide phospholipase C 6-like isoform X2 — protein sequence MGNNIATYNKYKSLLFFIRKYKFTELLLRATELLPPQDLKEAFSKFTGGGSYMSAEQLHGFLMEHQGQVRKTCQETVNKVDQNREHEITLDELFRFLLHDDSNAPLKAEVHHDMGAPLSHYFIYTGHNSYLTGNQLSSDCSEEPIIKALKRGVRVIELDLWPTYNKHDIKVDHGWTLANPASVIICLESIKEYGFVASQYPVIITIEDHLTTDLRAKFAENGSDHDEGNESACECARKPYQVCSPDYKHIITIHNTKLKGCLKDKLKTDGEVRRLSWSEKTLEKASESHGTDILRFTQKNILRVYPSAMRVKSSNFKPNIGWMYGAQMVACNMQGLGKSLWLMQGMFRANGGCGYVKKPQFLMQKYHCDNEFDPTRIQSVKKKTFKVKVYMGHGWSSDLSPTHFDKCSPPDFYTKVCIVGMPDDVAKKKTKVMMDNWFPVWDEEFEFSLIVPELALLLIQVKDKDPGKDDFAGQTCLPVSELKHGFHSVPLYNKKGEKFKSVKPLMQFQFE from the exons ATGGGAAACAACATAGCAACATACAACAAATACAAAAGTTTATTGTTCTTTATCAGAAAGTACAAGTTCACCGAGCTGCTTCTGCGTGCCACCGAACTGCTTCCACCGCAGGACCTCAAGGAGGCGTTTTCAAAGTTCACTGGAGGAGGGTCCTACATGTCCGCGGAGCAGCTCCACGGTTTCCTGATGGAGCATCAGGGGCAAGTGAGAAAGACATGTCAAGAAACTGTTAATAAGGTTGATCAAAATAGAGAACATGAGATCACCCTTGATGAGCTCTTCCGTTTTTTGCTTCATGATGATTCCAACGCTCCCTTGAAAGCCGAG GTACATCATGATATGGGTGCTCCATTGTCACATTATTTCATATATACAGGCCATAACTCCTATTTGACAGGGAATCAACTCAGCAGTGACTGCAGTGAAGAACCAATCATAAAGGCTTTGAAAAGAGGCGTGCGTGTTATTGAACTTGATTTATGGCCAACTTACAATAAGCATGATATTAAAGTAGATCATGGATG GACTCTTGCCAACCCTGCCTCAGTTATTATATGTCTAGAATCCATAAAGGAATATGGTTTTGTTGCATCTCAATACCCAGTGATCATAACTATAGAAGACCATCTTACAACAGATCTTCGAGCTAAATTTGCAGAA AATGGAAGTGATCATGATGAGGGAAATGAAAGTGCATGTGAATGTGCCCGCAAACCATATCAGGTGTGTTCACCTGATTACAAACACATAATCACTATCCATAATACGAAACTCAAGGGTTGCCTGAAGGATAAATTGAAAACAGACGGTGAAGTTAGACGCCTAAGTTGGAGTGAGAAGACCCTTGAAAAGGCTTCAGAATCTCATGGAACAGATATTCTTAG GTTCACACAGAAAAATATCCTCAGGGTTTACCCGAGTGCAATGCGTGTCAAATCCTCAAATTTCAAGCCAAATATTGGGTGGATGTACGGGGCTCAAATGGTTGCATGCAATATGCAG GGGCTTGGCAAATCGCTCTGGTTGATGCAGGGTATGTTCAGGGCAAATGGAGGCTGTGGTTATGTAAAGAAGCCTCAATTTCTAATGCAGAAGTATCACTGTGACAATGAGTTTGATCCTACAAGGATACAGTCAGTGAAGAAGAAGACATTTAAG GTAAAAGTATACATGGGACATGGGTGGAGCTCAGATTTGAGTCCTACACACTTTGATAAGTGCTCTCCGCCAGACTTCTACACTAAG GTTTGTATTGTTGGAATGCCAGATGATGTtgcaaagaagaaaacaaaggttATGATGGACAATTGGTTTCCTGTTTGGGATGAAGAatttgaattctctttaattgttCCAGAGCTTGCATTGCTTCTCATACAAGTAAAGGACAAAGATCCTGGAAAGGATGATTTTGCTGGACAGACATGTTTGCCAGTTTCGGAGCTAAAACATGGATTTCATTCAGTCCCTTTATATaacaaaaagggagagaaatttaaatcTGTAAAGCCATTGATGCAGTTTCAGTTTGAATGA